Part of the Desulfovibrio sp. UIB00 genome is shown below.
AATCTTCTTCCAGCAATGACGCAGAAAGCAGCACCAGTTCCCCGCCGGGGGCAAGCTGTGCCCGCAGTTCCCACAGCAGATGCTGGAACTCACGCGTAGGAATGCCGTAGTCGACAGTAGACAGGTAGATCATGTCGTACTGCACATCAGAGGGCAGGCACATGGGCGGCAGCCCGATATAAATGCGGTCGCTGGGTATGTATTCCCGCAGCCACTTCATGCCAACCGTGCTGGGTTCGTTGACGTGCAGTTCAAGCTCCGGCATTTCTTCCAGCAAAATTTTTTCCATATAGCCCACGCCGCTGCCAATGGACAGCACGCGCACGGGTTCCGTGCGCCCTGCGGGGTCTTGCGCCAGTTTTGCACGCAACTGACCGATAAGCCACTTTGCGTCTGTGCGTTTGTTTTCGCGCCAGACAGATGGCAAATCTTCCCAGTTCTTGTAGCGGCGGAACAGCTCTTCATAAAAAACCGCATAAAACTTTGGTTCCGCCAGATGAAAGAATGAAATATGTGAAAAGGACGTGAAGGGTATGCCCTGCCAGCTTTCCTGATAAAAACGCCGCACGTTGAAGCCTCCGAGACATGGCCGCAAAAGCTCGCCTCGCGCAGGATTGCGCCCCAGGCAAACTTTCGATGCGCAAAATCATAACCCAACCGCCAGCAAGGTGCAATGCGCGTAAACCGGGCGGCGGCAACTTGCGCAAGAACGTGATCAGGCCGCAACGTTGCTGCAATACTTAAAAAATATCTGGCAGGCACACGCAGCAACCAGCCAGATATCATGCAGCAGCAAGCGCAAACAAATCGTAAAAATCCGCAAGGGGAGGATCTTTCCGATCCCCCCCTTGCCCATAGCTGCCAAACTGGCAGATACTCAGCAAACAGACATCTTGCGGCCACTATCGCCAACAGACGCTCTTTGCTTTCTTTTTTCTGCCCTTAAAACCTGAATGCGGCGTTCCGTTAACCAGCCTTCATTTCCTGAATAAGCCGCCGCAGCACCTGGGCCTGCTGAGCCATCTCGCTCATGGCCTGATTGGCCCTTCCCATGGCTTGCGCGGTTTCTGCCGAAATCGTTGCTACCTGCTCCACGGAGCGGCTGATCTCCTCGCTGGATGCCGACTGCTGCTCGCTGGCAGCGGCGATGGAACGCACCTGATCGCTTGCCTGTTCCACAAGGCTGACAATCTGCGTAAGCGCCTCGCCAGAAAGCGAAGCCCGGCGCGTGGCGCTTTCAATGGTGGCGACAGACTTGTCCACGCCGTCAATGCCTTTGCGGGTACCTTCCTGAATGCCACGGATAACGCCGCCCACTTCCTGCGTGGCTGTCATGGTCTTTTCCGCCAACTTGCGCACCTCATCGGCCACCACGGCAAAGCCGCGCCCGGCATCGCCAGCGCGGGCCGCCTCAATGGCGGCATTCAGGGCCAGCAGGTTGGTCTGATCAGCGATATCGGAAATAACGCTCATGATCTGTCCAATGCCATCGGCCTGCTTGCCAAGCGTGGCCATATCGGCCTTGACTTCAAGCGACTGCTTTTGCACCTCAGTGATGTCGCTCACCACATTACGAACCAGCTGCGCCCCTTCCTGCGCCTTGGTGCGCGCTGTATCGGAGGTATCAGATGCCTTGGCGGCATTTTCCGCAACTTCGCCCACTGTGGCGTTCATTTCATCCATGGCAGACGATGTAACCGAAACACGCCGGGACTGTTCCTCTGCCCCACGGCTAGATTGCGTAATCAATGCAGAAAGCTGCTCTGTGGCAGTTGATACCACCTCAACCACGCTCTCAAGCTGGTGCGCGGCCTGCAACATCCCCTCAGCCTTGGCACGCTCGGCCTGCACCTTGGCAGCCTGAGCCTCTTGTGTGGCTATTTCCGCATGCTGGGCCTGTTCCGAAGCTTCGGCGCTTTTCTGCTCAGCCTCGGCGATCTTGTCCTTCATGGTTCCCACCATGTTTTGCAAGACATGATAGACGCCGCCGGGCTTCTTTTGCTGACGGAAGGTCACGTCCAGATCACCGTCAGCAATCTTGCCCGCAACTTCGGCAAGATAGCCAGGATCCTCGCCAAGCTGCCGCATAACCTCACGCGTGAGCAACATGCCCTGCCCCACAGACAAAATAAAACCAATGGCAATGGCCGCAAAAATCATTTTCTTGGAAAAATCAGCAAGATTGTCATTGGACTGGGCCAACAGATGGCCCTGCTCTTCCTTGGATTCCACAAGGCGGTTGATGGCATCTTGATACTGATTGGCCAGCTTGTTTCCTTCACCATCAAGATAGGCTTCCGCTCCAGCGGAATCACCAGCCTGCTTCATTTTGAGAACCTTGTCCGTCATGCCTCTGAAGGCGGCACGGTGTACCTTGTACTCTTCAATAATCTGTTTTGCCTTGGCAGAAATAAGAGTCTTTTCCACAGCTTTTGAGCTGTTATCTATTTCTTTGCGCAGTGCTTCAATCTGGGCGGTGCGTTTACTGACCTCTGCGTCAGACGTTGCTCCAACGATACCTTCCATGTTGACGCGAATGCGCTGAAAACCCACGGAAAGCTTCAGCAGATCCGCCATAGGAACTGTGGCGCGCTCGTAAAGAACTGTGTCGGCATCAGTGACCTTACCCAGTTCAAAAACGGCAAAAACACCTACGCCCAGGGTCATCAGCGAAGACAAAACAAAACTCACAATCAACTTTGTTTGCAGCTGCGTATTTTTTAAAAGGCTCATGGTTGATTCTCCAGGAGAGGGGGATTTTATACTATTAGCATACTACTTTCTTTATCGGCATAGTCTTTAAACATTTTAGGTTATCAGCAAAAGTAATTAAAAATATTTTCCATATAACATGCTACAATCCTTTGTTTAGCTACCCAACCCAATTACTATCACAGTATCCACCAACATATGCACAGGCCGCTCGGCAAATCAGGACTTATCAACCGGTCTGAGCGGAATGCAGATTTCCGTCAGCAGGTCTGCAGGAGGGGTCGTCTGCGGTGAGTTCCAGTAAATTTCGAAGCCCGGATCATTATACGGCTCGCGCCCACTCTGCGGAAACCACATGCCAAACAGCGATCTGTAGGCCGGATGCAACAGGGAGTACGGCCCTTTGATGCGCAACGCGGCATATTCCTGTTCCCCGCCAATATGCCGCAAAAAAATATCCTCATTCTGTGACAAGGTGCACAATTCCAAACTCTTTTCCGCTATTCCCGGCGGCAGGCTGACGCAGGCATCCATGCGGCACTTTTGAGGCGCGGTGATGTCCGGGTTGTCGTAGCTCACGCCGTAAGCCACCGAGGCATCAGAAAGCAGGCCGTTGGCCCCCAGCGCGCCGCACAGTTTTTCCCATGCAGGAAAACTCTCGTCATATGGCCCTGTATGCCGTACGGCAGCCACCAGGCGCGGCGCAAACGTTTCGATACGCACTTCCATGGCCGGGAGGCCGGCCATCTCATGATAAAACAGGGGACGCGTCAGATCGCGTCTGCGGGCAACCTCCAGATGTCCCTTCCGGCGACGATATTCAGAGGGCAGCATGCCCAGATGCGCCCGGAAAGCCCGCGTAAAGGCGTCCACGCTATCATAACCCGCGCCAAGGGCTATCTGGGTGACAGATTCAGGGGAATGCCCAAGCTGCATGGCGGCGCGTTCCAGCAATAAACGGCGCACGTATGCCGCAACGCTCTCGCCCACCATGGATGAAAATATCCTGTGAAAATGGTAGGGCGAAAAACAGGCTATGCGCGCCAGTTCCTCCAGGTTTGGCCTGTCATCAAGGTGCTGCTCAATGTGGCGCAGCACAAGGCCTATACGCTGCTGGTAGGTAAGTGTTTCCATGTATTCTCCCATCTCGGTTCTGGCCGCCAAGGGGCACGGTGGGCAGAAGCGCAAAAAAAGTCGAGCGAATTTTCGCCAGCAGGAGCATGCTGCCTCCACACACAATATATCCCCGCAAGGAGTACCTATGAACGGATTTGAAATAAAAGTTGTGGATTTTCCGGCCAAGCAGCTTATGGGCATCAAGGTGTGTACCAACATGGCAAAAGCCAAGGAAGATTGTCCAACCCTATGGCAGAGCTTCTGCCCGCAAATGCCAAAAATTTATGGCAAGGAAAGCTACGGCGTTTCCGTCATGCTCAATGCCCAGGATTTTGATTACTGGGCCGCCGTTGAGGCTGACGAACAGATTCCGGCAGGCATTGAAACCACCGCCATACCGTTCGGCTCCTACGCCCGCTGCACTGTGCCGAATCTGGAGAGCATCGGTGCGGGATACATGTTCATGTACCAGACATGGCTTGGCGGGCAGCAGGAATGGAAACTGAACGAGCAGGCCCCCTGCTTTGAATTGTACCCTGCGGACTGGAATCCGAGTATGCCCTTTGATCTGTTTATGCCGGTCAAGCGTTAGATTCCGCCGTCCGGCGAAGTTGGGACGCCTGCGCGGCCCAGCCTCGCCCGAGAGGCACTAAGTTTATCTTTTCTGCCCTCTGGGCACGGGATTCCGCCGTCCGGCGGAGTTTGGGACGCCTGTGCGGCGCGCAGCAAGGCGGGGCCGGTTATGGGGCTACGCCCCCTTCTCGGCCCCCCTTGCATCCCCCCCGAAGCACCCCCTAAGAAAGGTTTTCAGCTTCCGCAAAACAGCGAGGGCAACGCGGCTATAGCTGCGGGAGCTTCCCTCACTCGCTGCGCTCGCTCAGGTGATCTCCCTCCGCGCCGCGTAAATGCCAGAGGACGCCTTCGCTTCGACCAGTATCCGCTTCAGCCAAATTCCACTGATCTAGTCGCTCGTTTAGGAAATGGCTTCGTACTCTTTCCCCACGGATTCTGGGTTTTCAGTCACCTCCAAGCCCAGGCTAACCACAACAAAAAAACTACGCGATATAGGAAAGTTATGCGCGTAAATGGCAAGTTCCATTCGGTCATAACTAGCAGAATGAATTGCGATTCAGAAAGAGCTGCCCTCCATCAAAAGCTGGTCGTGGAGTCGCCTTCCTTAAACTCGCCGGAGCAAAGCGGAGGCGATGGTTGGTGTTGGGCGAATTTGCAAAATACGCATTTTTCTGGACTGACAAGGAAAAGTCCTGTTTTTGAGCGCAGCGTACTCAAGTACGTGAGCATCAAAAACAGGACTTTAACGCAGTCAGGCCAAAAAAGTCGGGTTTGCGTAAATGCGCCTGACAGGCTCACCCACGCACCAATTCTTCCCGCCTTTTCTTACCCTCTCCCCCCTACACTGCCACAGGGCTACGCCTGGGGCTTACGGCTCAGAATCAACGACATATAGGGCGGAGTTTCACCCGCAGCACAAGCCCCGCCAAGTCCCTGACAGACCTTCTCCGCTGGCTGCTCCACATGGCTCGCCAGCACGCACGACTCCAGCCTGTTGGTTGCGCCCAAGGCTTCCGCAATGGCGGGCAAATTTCGATAGGCCTTGAGAATCACAGCCGTATCACTCTGTTGCAATGAGTCTTCCAGACTCTCCCGACTGTTGATGCCCGGTATGATGCGCAAGGTCTCGCCGTTTTCGCACAAAACGGTGCGGGTGCGGGCAGCTGCCGCCTGAAAGGAAGTGATGCCGGGAATGACCTCCACCGCCAGATGCGGCGCGCATTCGCCAAGGGTGCGCATGAGATAGCCAAACGTGCTGTACACCAGCGGATCGCCAATGGTCAGAAAGGCGGCGCTCTGCCCGCTTTCCAGCACATCTCTGGTTGTCTGGGCTGCTACGCGCCACGCCTCGCGCAAGACGGCGCGGTCGCGCGTCATGGGAAATTCCAGCCGCAACACGCGCACATCGGCCCGCAGATGCGGGCGCGCCGTGTCCAGCGCCGCTGAAAAATCATTGCGGGGCGAGGCTGCCGCAAGGATAACATCCACCTCGCCCAGCACCCTGACTGCCCGCAGGGTCAAAAGATCGGGCGCGCCGGGGCCGACGCCTACGCCATAGAGAATTCCGTTCATTAACTGCTCTCTTTACAATGCTCTGAAATATTTATGGGATCAGTGGGATCAGCGGTGCAGCCAGCTGTCCAGCTCTTCCGCCGCATCCAGGGCGCGGGGGCCGGGGCGGGCAAAACGATCTTCGTCCACCACGAGCACGCGCCCAACGCGCAGGGCGCGCAAATTCCTGTAATGATCGCGCTCCGCTAGAGGCGTTGGCTCAGGATTCATGGGGCCTTTCTGAATAATGTACGCATCCGGGTCTGCCGCGATCAGGGCTTCCTCGCTGTAGCGCACCAGCTTTTTGCTGTCGCTCACCACGTTTTCGCCCCCGGCAAGGGCCAGTATCTCGCTGCTGATGCCGCCGCGTCCGGCAGCCAGCAGATTGGGATAACGCACCTCGTAAAAGACGCGCGCCACGGGCTTGCCAGCATTGCGGCTGCGCAATGCCTGCACACGCCTCTTCCAGCCGTTTACGATGGTTTGGACCCTATCCTCGCGCCCGGCAAGCCGCCCCAGGATTTCCGTAACCTCAAACAGCCGCTCAAAAGAATTTACTTCAAATGTCAGTACGTTCAGCCCCAAGGAACGCAGATTTTCGGTCTGGGTCTGTGCTTCGCTGCGGCCTTCAAGCTGCAAGACCACATCCGGCTGCTGCGCCAGCACAAGCTCGGCATTGGGACGCATGTGCGTACCAATAGCTGGCAGGGCCGCAAGCTCCGGCAGGTTGCCGTCGGCAGCGGTGCGCGCCACCAGCAGGTCGCCAGCGCCAAGGGCCAGAAAAATCTCGTTAAACGCTCCGTACAGGGCGATCACCCTTTTGACGGGTTGGGCAAAGGTTACGGTTGCGCCCGTGTCGTCCGTGATGACAATGGGGGCGGAATCACTGCGTTCACTGTTTTCAGAATTAGCCGCCTGCGCCTCTGCCGGAAGCAGAATCGGACTGAGCGCCATGCATAGGGCCAGACAATAGGTCAGACTCAGCAGAAGAGACTGCCGGGACAGCAGATTTTTTCCCGCTCCATGGACCTTTTGCACTGGCAAGCAAGGCCTGAGGCAGTCCCCACTGGGGGTGGGGCAATACGCAGATGGGTATGTTGTAGAGCGCACCAAGATTCTCCTCTGTAAAAACCTTTGCTACCGGCCCGTCAAAAACCAGGTTTCCGTCCCGCAGCCCCATGAGGCGCGTGGCATACAGGGCCGCCAGATTGCAGTCGTGCACTGCCATGAGCACACAGGCTCCAGCGGCGCGGCGGCGTTCAAGCAGGTCGAACAGATCAACCATTCGCGCCCAGTCCAGCCCTGCGGCCAGCTCGTCCAGCAGCAGGAGCGGACTTTCCTGCGCAAGGGCACGGGCCAGCAAAACCCTTTGCAGCTCGCCGCCCGAAAGTTCTGTGAGCCTGCGCTGCGCCAGCGGCGCGGCTCCGGTTTCTTCAAGCGCCCGGTCTGCTGCGGCATAATCTTCCCGCCCATAGGCCCCAAGCCACGAAAGGTGGGCAAAACGCCCGAGCAGCACCATCTGCCGTGCGGTAAGGCCCTGCGGCAACTGCCCTCGCTGCGGCACCACCGCCACCATGCGGGCGCGCTCGCGCGGCTTCAACGCCGCCAGCGGACGCCCCTGAATTTCAATGGCGCCAGCCTGCGGCGTCAGCACCCCAGAAAGGGCGCGCAGCAGCGTTGTTTTGCCGCTGCCATTGGGGCCAAGCAGGGCGGCGCACTCCCCGGCGTGCAGGGTAAAGCCCGCCTTGTGCAGCACGCTCTGCCCGCCGTATCCGGCGCGCAGCCCGGCAATACGCAGCACAGGCGGCGCCGTGCGCCCCTCATGGCGAATATCTTGGTCAGGCCGCAGCATCAGCGCCTCCGCACCAGCAGGGCAAAAAACGGCCCGCCAAGCAAGGCAGTGACCACGCCCACGGGCAGTTCCTGACCGCCGGAAAGCACGCAGCGGGCCAGCACATCCGCCCAGACCAAGAGCACCCCGCCGCCCAAAAAGGCCGCAGTCAGCAAGGGGCCGTGCCCCCAGCCCAGCAGCAGGCGCAACACATGGGGCACAACCAGCCCCACAAATCCGATCACCCCGGCCACGGCCACGCAGCCAGCGGTCATGCAGCTTGCCCCGGCCAGCAGCCACAGGCGGGCGCGGCCCACATCAAGGCCAGTCTGAGCGGCCTGTTCATCGCCAAGGGCAAGCACGTCCAGGGCGCGCCAGCCAAAGGCCGTTGCCAGCAATCCAGGCACAAGAGTTGCCAGCAAGAGGGGCAGACTGCTCCAGCCCCGGCCCTGAAAGGACCCCATGATCCAGAACACAATACTGGTTACGGATTCCTCGTTAAGGGCCTTCACAAGGGCCACCAGCGCCCCCAAAAAAGCGGCCACGGCAATGCCCGCAAGAATAACGCTCTCCCGGCTGAACGCGCCGTCGCCGCGCCCCAGCCACAGTGCGCAGCCAAGGGCCGCCAGCGCGCCGATCAGAGCCGCAGGGGCCACCAGCCCGGCATGACTGAAGCCAGCCAGCCCCGGCACATTGCCCAGCCACGGAATATTCCCCAGCATGACCACCAGCGGCCCGCCAAGGGCGATAGCCATACTGGCCCCACAGGCTGCTCCGGCGGAAATGCCCAAAGTAAAAGGATCCGCCAGCGGATTGCGCAACACGCCCTGCAATGCCGCCCCGGCCATAGCCAGAGCGCCGCCGCACAGGGCGGCCAGACACACCCGGGCAAGCCGGATGCTCACCACAACTCCGGTCAGGGCCGGATCATCGGGTGCGGGCGCAAAGCCTGCCAATGCCGCCAAAGCGCGAAACACGCTCTGCGCGCTCAAGGGCACAGGCCCAGGCAAGCA
Proteins encoded:
- a CDS encoding methyltransferase domain-containing protein encodes the protein MRRFYQESWQGIPFTSFSHISFFHLAEPKFYAVFYEELFRRYKNWEDLPSVWRENKRTDAKWLIGQLRAKLAQDPAGRTEPVRVLSIGSGVGYMEKILLEEMPELELHVNEPSTVGMKWLREYIPSDRIYIGLPPMCLPSDVQYDMIYLSTVDYGIPTREFQHLLWELRAQLAPGGELVLLSASLLEEDSFIGSFVNAIKIGIRAALHYMGIRRQQFWGWRRTQDEYRDLFKEAGFTRVKDGWLEDGFETYWIRGQ
- a CDS encoding methyl-accepting chemotaxis protein, yielding MSLLKNTQLQTKLIVSFVLSSLMTLGVGVFAVFELGKVTDADTVLYERATVPMADLLKLSVGFQRIRVNMEGIVGATSDAEVSKRTAQIEALRKEIDNSSKAVEKTLISAKAKQIIEEYKVHRAAFRGMTDKVLKMKQAGDSAGAEAYLDGEGNKLANQYQDAINRLVESKEEQGHLLAQSNDNLADFSKKMIFAAIAIGFILSVGQGMLLTREVMRQLGEDPGYLAEVAGKIADGDLDVTFRQQKKPGGVYHVLQNMVGTMKDKIAEAEQKSAEASEQAQHAEIATQEAQAAKVQAERAKAEGMLQAAHQLESVVEVVSTATEQLSALITQSSRGAEEQSRRVSVTSSAMDEMNATVGEVAENAAKASDTSDTARTKAQEGAQLVRNVVSDITEVQKQSLEVKADMATLGKQADGIGQIMSVISDIADQTNLLALNAAIEAARAGDAGRGFAVVADEVRKLAEKTMTATQEVGGVIRGIQEGTRKGIDGVDKSVATIESATRRASLSGEALTQIVSLVEQASDQVRSIAAASEQQSASSEEISRSVEQVATISAETAQAMGRANQAMSEMAQQAQVLRRLIQEMKAG
- a CDS encoding AraC family transcriptional regulator; its protein translation is METLTYQQRIGLVLRHIEQHLDDRPNLEELARIACFSPYHFHRIFSSMVGESVAAYVRRLLLERAAMQLGHSPESVTQIALGAGYDSVDAFTRAFRAHLGMLPSEYRRRKGHLEVARRRDLTRPLFYHEMAGLPAMEVRIETFAPRLVAAVRHTGPYDESFPAWEKLCGALGANGLLSDASVAYGVSYDNPDITAPQKCRMDACVSLPPGIAEKSLELCTLSQNEDIFLRHIGGEQEYAALRIKGPYSLLHPAYRSLFGMWFPQSGREPYNDPGFEIYWNSPQTTPPADLLTEICIPLRPVDKS
- a CDS encoding GyrI-like domain-containing protein, with amino-acid sequence MNGFEIKVVDFPAKQLMGIKVCTNMAKAKEDCPTLWQSFCPQMPKIYGKESYGVSVMLNAQDFDYWAAVEADEQIPAGIETTAIPFGSYARCTVPNLESIGAGYMFMYQTWLGGQQEWKLNEQAPCFELYPADWNPSMPFDLFMPVKR
- the cobI gene encoding precorrin-2 C(20)-methyltransferase — its product is MNGILYGVGVGPGAPDLLTLRAVRVLGEVDVILAAASPRNDFSAALDTARPHLRADVRVLRLEFPMTRDRAVLREAWRVAAQTTRDVLESGQSAAFLTIGDPLVYSTFGYLMRTLGECAPHLAVEVIPGITSFQAAAARTRTVLCENGETLRIIPGINSRESLEDSLQQSDTAVILKAYRNLPAIAEALGATNRLESCVLASHVEQPAEKVCQGLGGACAAGETPPYMSLILSRKPQA
- a CDS encoding ABC transporter substrate-binding protein, coding for MALSPILLPAEAQAANSENSERSDSAPIVITDDTGATVTFAQPVKRVIALYGAFNEIFLALGAGDLLVARTAADGNLPELAALPAIGTHMRPNAELVLAQQPDVVLQLEGRSEAQTQTENLRSLGLNVLTFEVNSFERLFEVTEILGRLAGREDRVQTIVNGWKRRVQALRSRNAGKPVARVFYEVRYPNLLAAGRGGISSEILALAGGENVVSDSKKLVRYSEEALIAADPDAYIIQKGPMNPEPTPLAERDHYRNLRALRVGRVLVVDEDRFARPGPRALDAAEELDSWLHR
- a CDS encoding ABC transporter ATP-binding protein, whose product is MLRPDQDIRHEGRTAPPVLRIAGLRAGYGGQSVLHKAGFTLHAGECAALLGPNGSGKTTLLRALSGVLTPQAGAIEIQGRPLAALKPRERARMVAVVPQRGQLPQGLTARQMVLLGRFAHLSWLGAYGREDYAAADRALEETGAAPLAQRRLTELSGGELQRVLLARALAQESPLLLLDELAAGLDWARMVDLFDLLERRRAAGACVLMAVHDCNLAALYATRLMGLRDGNLVFDGPVAKVFTEENLGALYNIPICVLPHPQWGLPQALLASAKGPWSGKKSAVPAVSSAESDLLSGPMHGAQSDSASGRGAGG
- a CDS encoding iron ABC transporter permease, with translation MTRTTESSPSSYPQSRRLWPVFTGLVVVWLVSLPLACLPGPVPLSAQSVFRALAALAGFAPAPDDPALTGVVVSIRLARVCLAALCGGALAMAGAALQGVLRNPLADPFTLGISAGAACGASMAIALGGPLVVMLGNIPWLGNVPGLAGFSHAGLVAPAALIGALAALGCALWLGRGDGAFSRESVILAGIAVAAFLGALVALVKALNEESVTSIVFWIMGSFQGRGWSSLPLLLATLVPGLLATAFGWRALDVLALGDEQAAQTGLDVGRARLWLLAGASCMTAGCVAVAGVIGFVGLVVPHVLRLLLGWGHGPLLTAAFLGGGVLLVWADVLARCVLSGGQELPVGVVTALLGGPFFALLVRRR